The proteins below come from a single Faecalibaculum rodentium genomic window:
- a CDS encoding DUF669 domain-containing protein encodes MDDNFFKWDDTVTADAQEFVTLMPGKYTGKVTKIEKQRCESGGKMNGCPLAKVTLEVEYNGGKAYVSDNLFLARNLEWKIAQYLHAFGLKEKGEPVRADRILDSMGKSCTITVFCQSGKDENYKTYTPEEVEYNLKHGIDVFCKIKSYEPLSETVNASASDDSEFGF; translated from the coding sequence ATGGATGACAACTTTTTCAAGTGGGATGACACAGTCACCGCTGATGCTCAGGAATTCGTGACTCTCATGCCAGGCAAGTACACCGGAAAAGTCACGAAAATAGAGAAACAGCGCTGCGAAAGTGGTGGAAAGATGAACGGCTGCCCGTTGGCGAAGGTCACGCTGGAAGTCGAGTACAACGGTGGCAAAGCCTATGTTTCTGACAATCTGTTCCTGGCACGCAATCTAGAGTGGAAGATCGCTCAGTACCTGCATGCGTTCGGGCTCAAGGAAAAAGGAGAGCCGGTACGAGCTGACAGGATCCTTGATTCCATGGGTAAAAGCTGCACCATCACAGTCTTCTGTCAGTCCGGCAAGGATGAGAACTACAAGACCTATACGCCGGAGGAAGTGGAGTACAACCTGAAACACGGGATCGATGTATTCTGCAAAATTAAATCCTACGAGCCGCTTTCGGAAACAGTGAATGCCTCAGCATCGGATGATTCGGAATTCGGCTTCTGA
- a CDS encoding ATP-binding protein translates to MKFEITSGKDTTKGIKTLIYGTEGIGKTTLASQFPDPVFIDTEGSTTHFDNIKRLPKPLDWKELKDMIAWVSQEKPCQTLVIDTFDWAEMAEVDALCKENGWRSIESPGYGKGFTESAERIGGFLRYLETKLVDEGINVVLNCHAQTEKIELPEEQSAYDKYGLKLGSKTKSRTSALVKEWADMVLFCNYKTYVESVTSGMTKKGKATGGKERVMYAEHSAVWDAKNRFGLPAEMPMEYKQLAKIFDRKPKAQPVKPAPKKKEPKPEPVKEEPMKTEVFDTDSLAVTWPDSVPKTVRDICKKNSFMPDDIQRLLYNENIVKTPNFDLAKVPPKFWTSFTSEFETRWGPKLDIARQDNLPF, encoded by the coding sequence TTGAAGTTTGAAATCACAAGTGGAAAAGACACCACAAAGGGCATCAAGACTCTGATTTATGGAACAGAAGGCATCGGCAAGACAACGCTGGCCAGCCAGTTTCCGGACCCGGTGTTTATCGACACTGAGGGCAGCACAACGCACTTTGACAACATCAAGCGACTTCCAAAGCCGCTGGACTGGAAAGAACTGAAGGATATGATCGCCTGGGTCAGCCAGGAAAAGCCTTGTCAGACACTGGTCATTGACACCTTCGACTGGGCCGAAATGGCCGAGGTTGATGCCCTTTGCAAAGAGAACGGCTGGCGGTCCATCGAGTCCCCGGGATACGGAAAGGGTTTCACCGAATCAGCTGAACGCATTGGCGGATTCCTCCGGTACCTGGAGACGAAGCTGGTTGATGAAGGTATCAATGTTGTTCTGAACTGTCACGCACAGACAGAGAAGATAGAGCTCCCTGAAGAACAGAGTGCATATGACAAATACGGGCTCAAACTGGGATCGAAGACTAAATCACGAACGTCTGCCCTGGTCAAGGAATGGGCTGACATGGTCCTGTTCTGCAACTACAAGACATATGTGGAGAGCGTCACCAGTGGTATGACGAAAAAAGGCAAGGCCACTGGCGGCAAAGAGCGTGTCATGTACGCGGAACACTCCGCTGTCTGGGACGCAAAGAATCGTTTCGGACTGCCGGCAGAAATGCCCATGGAGTACAAGCAGCTGGCGAAAATCTTTGACAGGAAGCCGAAAGCTCAACCGGTAAAGCCTGCACCGAAAAAGAAGGAACCGAAGCCGGAACCGGTGAAAGAAGAGCCGATGAAAACCGAAGTGTTTGACACAGATAGCCTGGCAGTTACATGGCCAGACAGCGTTCCGAAAACAGTCAGGGACATCTGCAAGAAAAACTCATTCATGCCAGACGATATCCAGAGGCTGCTTTACAACGAGAATATAGTCAAAACTCCGAACTTTGACCTGGCGAAGGTACCACCCAAGTTCTGGACTAGCTTCACATCTGAATTTGAGACAAGATGGGGGCCCAAACTCGACATCGCAAGACAAGACAATCTGCCATTTTAA
- a CDS encoding helix-turn-helix domain-containing protein, translating to MPGNNNKPVRCVETGQVYPSQRVAIVDMTGRYNGYTADRFKSALRTGQTCFSYHWEPADAADLEPDRTPLLGCQLREIRKQEDISRGELAAMFGHTHGWIKRMENGVSAIPPELQKWMEDPGSPEYPDKVLESCGLTRGQRAFAVGHSISNKIQEPVPVTIIRSAPGEHCIKARADNGTLYYLAPVEVAANAELADLNPLPVITGPPSGCGMRCVITGPPSGCGMRCVDTGQTWTDITSCAKDTGVSYKTIQLAAYSGRKCRGLRYEFLEGETV from the coding sequence ATGCCCGGGAATAACAACAAGCCTGTGAGATGTGTAGAGACGGGTCAGGTCTATCCATCACAGAGGGTGGCAATCGTTGACATGACCGGGAGATACAACGGTTACACGGCGGACAGATTCAAGAGCGCTCTTCGAACGGGGCAAACCTGCTTCAGCTACCATTGGGAACCGGCTGATGCTGCAGACCTGGAACCGGACAGAACGCCCCTTCTCGGTTGCCAACTCAGGGAAATCAGAAAACAGGAAGACATCTCAAGAGGTGAGCTGGCCGCTATGTTTGGTCACACACACGGCTGGATAAAGCGCATGGAAAATGGCGTATCTGCCATACCTCCAGAGCTGCAAAAATGGATGGAAGACCCCGGAAGTCCTGAGTATCCGGACAAGGTACTGGAGTCTTGCGGACTAACCAGAGGACAGCGGGCGTTTGCTGTTGGTCACAGTATCAGCAACAAGATTCAGGAACCCGTTCCGGTCACGATAATCAGGAGCGCCCCTGGGGAGCACTGCATCAAAGCCAGGGCGGATAATGGGACACTGTACTACCTGGCTCCTGTTGAGGTGGCAGCTAATGCTGAGTTAGCTGACCTCAACCCGTTGCCGGTTATCACTGGGCCGCCCAGCGGCTGTGGGATGCGATGTGTTATCACTGGGCCGCCCAGCGGCTGTGGGATGCGATGTGTTGACACTGGGCAAACATGGACCGACATAACAAGCTGCGCAAAAGATACCGGTGTGAGCTACAAAACCATTCAGCTCGCGGCCTATTCTGGCAGGAAGTGCCGGGGACTGCGTTATGAATTTTTGGAAGGAGAAACTGTATGA
- a CDS encoding dUTP diphosphatase: MTNQEMVLDMLERQHKYDRAIEKAHGIQIRALGSDRLKAALLDEVGELNHAMKSRWCWWKKTQAPEDRDEVLEELADVWHFALMIILHLTDKRPDCREAFLEGAGYPSAGESCTTPCDFLRGFIRSDLWLTENTQAFVSAGVLLTDLTRWCGFTIAEIHKAYKKKNAVNFQRIQEGY, encoded by the coding sequence ATGACAAACCAGGAAATGGTACTCGACATGCTGGAAAGACAGCACAAGTACGACAGGGCCATTGAAAAGGCTCACGGGATCCAGATCAGGGCCCTTGGGTCAGACAGACTCAAGGCTGCCCTGCTGGATGAAGTCGGGGAGCTGAATCACGCCATGAAAAGCCGCTGGTGCTGGTGGAAGAAGACCCAGGCGCCGGAGGACAGGGATGAGGTGCTGGAAGAGCTGGCAGATGTCTGGCATTTCGCTTTGATGATCATCCTGCACCTGACAGATAAGCGCCCGGATTGCCGGGAGGCTTTCCTGGAAGGAGCGGGTTATCCAAGCGCCGGAGAATCTTGTACAACACCGTGTGATTTCCTGCGGGGCTTTATCCGCTCTGACCTGTGGCTCACAGAAAATACACAGGCGTTCGTGAGTGCAGGAGTCCTGCTTACGGATCTGACCAGATGGTGCGGTTTCACGATCGCTGAGATCCATAAAGCATACAAAAAGAAAAATGCTGTGAATTTCCAGCGGATCCAGGAAGGGTACTGA
- a CDS encoding helix-turn-helix domain-containing protein: MEATYFNPLMTYTIEDVAGLMHCGRESVNTWLETGILQGIKTGKATVIPSGELARFQEEYLGQNVCNLKRALDARKAVQGRTQA, translated from the coding sequence ATGGAAGCTACATATTTCAACCCGCTCATGACCTACACCATTGAGGATGTAGCGGGGCTCATGCACTGCGGAAGGGAGTCTGTGAACACATGGCTGGAAACAGGCATCCTACAGGGCATCAAGACGGGGAAGGCAACAGTCATCCCCAGCGGAGAACTGGCCAGATTCCAGGAGGAATACCTGGGGCAGAACGTGTGCAATCTCAAACGGGCACTGGATGCACGGAAAGCAGTGCAGGGGAGGACACAGGCATGA